One Lachancea thermotolerans CBS 6340 chromosome F complete sequence DNA window includes the following coding sequences:
- a CDS encoding phosphatase PAP2 family protein (similar to uniprot|P47013 Saccharomyces cerevisiae YJL134W LCB3 Long-chain base-1-phosphate phosphatase regulates ceramide and long-chain base phosphates levels involved in incorporation of exogenous long chain bases in sphingolipids), with the protein MTRQRALSVSSEASLDSKIEVTTYKEKHAFADPGNHSRDHFKRRMSPVRFAMRDWLLQFTKHQSEGLYKLQCKFRCPALDKYFAYTSLMGSHMFYVIMVPMPRWLGFSVMCRDLVYILGYSIYLSGFLKDYWCLPRPKSPPLTRVALSPYTTKEYGAPSSHTANATGVTLLLLWYVYRLENASISWKLAAIAGALFYYFTLTLGRIYCGMHGLLDIVSGALIGALCFFVRWAAVTYTHIDTANIQEWGWWFPVASVSLGLVLLFNHAKPVDHCPCFEDSVAFVGVISGLESSDWLLWHVGRSADLHIPYSWSEFGVLLTLRRIAVGVLMVLIWKSVVGKTLIYKLLNLVWEDDRGRYKLEHIDNPSEEVPLFTGRSRTELLGRFLIYAGVAGTVALASPPLFRLLGV; encoded by the coding sequence ATGACGCGACAGAGAGCATTATCTGTGAGTTCAGAGGCCAGCTTGGACTCGAAGATCGAAGTCACCACgtacaaagaaaagcatGCGTTCGCTGATCCTGGAAATCATAGTAGGGACCACTTCAAGCGCAGAATGTCGCCTGTACGCTTTGCAATGCGCGACTGGTTGCTCCAGTTTACGAAACATCAGTCAGAAGGGCTGTACAAGCTACAGTGCAAATTCCGCTGCCCGGCGCTGGATAAATATTTTGCATACACGTCCCTTATGGGATCCCATATGTTCTACGTTATCATGGTACCCATGCCACGTTGGCTTGGTTTTAGCGTAATGTGCAGGGACCTTGTTTATATACTTGGGTACTCCATTTACCTAAGCGGATTCCTCAAGGACTACTGGTGCTTGCCACGGCCTAAGTCGCCTCCCCTGACAAGAGTCGCGCTGAGTCCATATACAACGAAGGAGTATGGCGCGCCTAGCTCACACACAGCGAATGCTACTGGGGTAACGCTGTTGCTATTGTGGTACGTTTACCGCCTTGAAAACGCATCGATTTCGTGGAAGCTAGCCGCAATTGCAGGCGCCTTGTTTTATTACTTTACTCTCACGCTGGGAAGGATATACTGCGGGATGCATGGCTTGTTAGACATTGTTTCAGGAGCTTTAATAGGCGCCTTGTGCTTTTTTGTGAGATGGGCGGCCGTAACGTACACCCATATTGATACTGCCAATATACAGGAGTGGGGCTGGTGGTTTCCGGTAGCTTCTGTAAGCTTAGGCCTAGTGCTACTTTTTAATCATGCGAAGCCAGTCGACCACTGCCCTTGCTTTGAAGATAGCGTAGCGTTTGTGGGGGTGATATCGGGACTTGAAAGTAGCGACTGGCTGCTGTGGCATGTCGGGAGGTCAGCAGACTTGCACATCCCTTACAGCTGGTCCGAGTTTGGCGTCTTGCTCACTCTGCGCAGAATCGCTGTAGGCGTGCTCATGGTTCTCATATGGAAAAGCGTAGTGGGGAAGACACTCATATACAAACTGCTAAACCTGGTCTGGGAGGATGACAGGGGCCGTTACAAGCTCGAGCACATTGACAATCCTTCTGAGGAAGTGCCACTTTTCACAGGCAGGTCTCGCACGGAGCTATTGGGAAGATTCCTCATCTACGCAGGCGTTGCAGGAACCGTGGCACTTGCCAGTCCACCACTGTTCCGCTTGCTAGGCGTGTAA
- the DPI8 gene encoding Dpi8p (some similarities with uniprot|Q3E7A3 Saccharomyces cerevisiae YJL133C-A): MLRLPQATTLVKSAPALMPTARNSAPSVSRIARRLHSCDDACVPNDAENAGTGARVLRNPVAGNTFSSFKEYREIARTYGPIHASRGSHPSR, translated from the coding sequence ATGCTACGTCTCCCCCAAGCTACTACCCTCGTCAAATCCGCCCCAGCTCTGATGCCCACGGCCCGCAATAGTGCACCCAGCGTCTCCCGTATCGCTAGGCGCCTTCACTCATGTGATGACGCTTGCGTTCCAAACGACGCTGAGAACGCCGGTACCGGCGCTCGTGTACTACGAAACCCGGTTGCGGGCAACACGTTCTCATCATTCAAAGAATACCGCGAAATAGCACGGACGTACGGCCCTATTCACGCTTCGCGGGGTTCGCATCCATCCCGCTGA
- a CDS encoding KLTH0F05786p (highly similar to uniprot|P23500 Saccharomyces cerevisiae YKR052C Mitochondrial iron transporter of the mitochondrial carrier family (MCF), very similar to and functionally redundant with Mrs3p; functions under low-iron conditions; may transport other cations in addition to iron): MEMDEEIDYEALPSSAPLTHQLAAGAFAGIMEHSIMFPIDAIKTRMQAISATVGSSNAAPKLPSNIMQQIARISTTEGSMALWKGVQSVILGAGPAHAVYFATYEMCKGYLIDPQDFQTHQPLKTAASGVAATIAADMLMNPFDTIKQRMQLRTFSNDRMWAVASRIYRNEGLAAFFYSYPTTIAMNIPFAAFNFVIYESSTKLMNPNNSYNPLIHCLCGGLSGATCAAITTPLDCIKTVLQIRGSESVVHPLFRSADTFSKAASAIFKIYGWSGFWRGLKPRIISNMPATAISWTAYECAKHFLFR; the protein is encoded by the coding sequence ATGGAAATGGACGAAGAAATCGACTATGAAGCGCTTCCGAGCAGCGCTCCTCTTACACACCAACTGGCAGCAGGGGCCTTTGCTGGTATCATGGAGCACTCGATAATGTTCCCTATAGATGCCATAAAGACTAGGATGCAGGCCATCAGCGCAACCGTGGGGTCTTCCAACGCAGCACCAAAGCTGCCCTCTAACATTATGCAACAGATAGCGCGTATCTCGACCACCGAGGGATCGATGGCCCTGTGGAAGGGCGTGCAGTCTGTGATTCTGGGCGCGGGCCCCGCCCACGCGGTGTATTTCGCCACCTACGAGATGTGCAAGGGCTATTTGATTGACCCTCAGGATTTCCAGACACATCAACCTCTCAAGACCGCAGCGAGCGGTGTCGCCGCCACGATCGCGGCGGATATGCTTATGAACCCCTTCGACACCATAAAGCAGCGCATGCAGCTTCGCACCTTCTCCAATGACCGCATGTGGGCTGTGGCTTCCAGAATATACCGCAACGAAGGCCTAGCCGCCTTTTTTTACTCCTACCCAACTACCATCGCCATGAACATCCCTTTCGCCGCATTCAACTTTGTCATTTACGAGTCTTCAACTAAGCTCATGAACCCCAACAACTCCTATAACCCGCTAATACACTGTCTCTGCGGTGGTCTAAGTGGTGCCACCTGTGCGGCCATCACTACGCCCCTGGACTGTATCAAAACTGTTCTGCAGATCCGCGGCAGCGAAAGCGTTGTACACCCACTATTCAGGAGTGCTGACACCTTTTCGAAGGCCGCCAGcgccattttcaaaatctacGGGTGGTCTGGTTTTTGGAGAGGTCTAAAGCCCCGGATAATCAGTAACATGCCCGCAACAGCGATTTCGTGGACCGCATACGAGTGCGCAAAGCATTTCCTTTTCAGATAG
- the HFL1 gene encoding Hfl1p (similar to uniprot|P36142 Saccharomyces cerevisiae YKR051W Hypothetical ORF) codes for MNYYIPRWWFLLCVLSSVVSITISAFSISQQLLNYRKPYEQRLVIRIQLMVPLFCVTCLLACVIPQWSEVWINPIREIYEAFVIYTFFSLLTLILGGERKIITELSMGKPPMRHPIPVLGSFISAVDMSDPNDFLSIKRGILQYVWIKPFYCLGNIICMKYEWKREFWSLFWTIVYNVSASLSLYNLALFWKCLYGDLQKYNPWSKFLCVKLIIFASYWQEILISVLSKYGVIRHDSDVDYGYVYQNAVLCVEMIGFAIGHLYAFIWTTYDSKRIPEGARLRFYSAVKDCFGFGDLIWDFRVTFLGNLYSYRNFNSAEAVVAHLDARSRLNRLQAGLRYTDGGRENYWVNEGDQSPASSRYGSVGEDDSWTEISPTGFVPEDPNYPVKWDVDAHKYSRDIERLRQNTRRAYPG; via the coding sequence ATGAACTACTACATTCCGCGATGGTGGTTCCTTCTATGTGTGCTGTCATCTGTTGTGAGCATCACAATTTCTGCGTTCTCAATATCGCAGCAGCTCCTCAACTATAGAAAGCCTTATGAGCAGCGTTTGGTCATAAGGATCCAGCTGATGGTTCCTCTCTTCTGTGTGACGTGCCTGCTAGCATGCGTGATACCACAATGGTCAGAGGTTTGGATCAACCCCATACGTGAAATCTACGAGGCGTTCGTGATATACACCTTCTTCTCGCTGCTAACGCTGATTTTAGGAGGGGAGCGTAAAATCATAACGGAACTGTCAATGGGGAAACCGCCTATGCGTCACCCAATTCCAGTATTAGGTTCCTTTATTTCTGCCGTAGATATGTCAGATCCTAATGACTTTCTGAGCATCAAAAGGGGAATTTTGCAATACGTGTGGATTAAGCCTTTTTACTGTTTGGGCAACATCATCTGTATGAAGTATGAGTGGAAGCGAGAATTTTGGAGCCTGTTTTGGACTATTGTCTACAATGTTTCAGCTAGCTTATCACTTTACAACTTAGCTCTGTTCTGGAAGTGCCTTTACGGAGACCTGCAGAAGTACAACCCATGGTCGAAATTCCTGTGTGTTAAGCTCATTATCTTCGCATCATATTGGCAGGAAATTCTGATCTCAGTCCTAAGCAAGTACGGAGTTATAAGACATGACTCAGACGTGGATTATGGGTATGTTTACCAAAATGCAGTGTTGTGTGTGGAAATGATAGGATTCGCCATTGGTCACCTTTATGCATTCATTTGGACGACTTACGATTCAAAGAGGATACCCGAGGGAGCACGTTTGCGCTTCTATTCTGCTGTCAAGGATTGCTTCGGATTTGGAGATCTAATTTGGGACTTTAGGGTGACATTTCTCGGTAACTTGTATAGTTACCGAAATTTCAACTCGGCAGAGGCAGTGGTGGCCCATTTGGATGCGAGGTCCCGCCTTAATAGACTGCAAGCGGGGCTAAGGTACACGGATGGTGGCAGAGAGAATTACTGGGTCAACGAAGGTGACCAATCACCAGCTTCGTCCCGCTACGGGAGTGTTGGGGAAGATGATTCGTGGACAGAAATTTCGCCAACTGGTTTTGTTCCTGAGGACCCTAATTACCCAGTCAAGTGGGATGTTGATGCACACAAATATAGTAGGGACATCGAAAGGCTGCGACAGAACACAAGGAGAGCATATCCAGGCTAA
- a CDS encoding uncharacterized protein (similar to uniprot|P47014 Saccharomyces cerevisiae YJL132W Hypothetical ORF) gives MLRALAFALLLQFLGIANGAGVGVHITLLARTKVPNNLNSFSAVMKAGVFFPDALYSCNSRKDWHEFAEYTHWPAFLVQGAKLWRERYSKNQNSEKSLRLKSFLTGVFVHQVADAPWHSLVDGYRNHGLVKALASLEFDNDFQKAHDYIDTMGDFLMLGQVLRDATDNWSYYLGGDWELPDKFDIMELVHRSGLKTIKFWELKACVERGNIALASEVYSIMKRRREILSVANEISPRARELMQDHWLGGESNIVAMTNRCLSSFLVLFEEPNEMNINPEQLLEVCGNLPRVHEAEKHYLKRRSFDDMLLVSPLASLSLFGFDIAIGKFQKDEVCLAVSAPLEDGEGSVYVIPWRDVSGSIDKLSERPVTRFYGARVHRLTLGESDFLVVSASGDNAVHIYYEGFKVLTIVDDHNWERHQLTVSSIADIDGDGIPELLLAGSHYGINETGLVQIVDGRDISSLLQRRQYSKVSLQSLGTISLKAPVSQTFQNYGASVIASSLWNSNAFLYVSCQGLGVVFVYCSSSLHQNALPRYYIINEHVIRQEEDIPLDLKVKPSSDHGMFGKTICSWNYHDTNYIAISQHLQNKVYIFREQDGFLEFYVALLLDLSSEAADISSTVGFGRSIDYDETTGILYLSSPGFLDGDGAIWKATMSEITSTVETWKLDRLIITVSRNLVTINKSQKGKGIPGFGDTIRIGPDGKLIVGSPRFGYGDFDERQLTGNIAILRLK, from the coding sequence ATGTTGAGGGCACTGGCCTTCGCTTTGCTGCTACAGTTTTTAGGCATCGCAAATGGTGCTGGTGTGGGAGTTCATATAACGCTACTTGCTAGGACGAAAGTTCCTAATAACCTAAATTCATTTAGCGCGGTGATGAAGGCAGGGGTGTTCTTTCCCGATGCGTTGTACAGTTGTAATAGCAGAAAAGATTGGCATGAATTTGCAGAATATACACACTGGCCCGCGTTCCTAGTACAAGGAGCTAAGCTTTGGAGGGAGAGATATAGCAAGAATCAAAACTCCGAGAAGTCTCTAAGGCTTAAATCATTTTTAACTGGCGTGTTTGTCCACCAGGTGGCGGACGCCCCTTGGCATTCACTTGTTGATGGGTACAGAAATCACGGCCTTGTTAAAGCTCTAGCAAGCCTCGAGTTCGATAACgattttcaaaaagcgcacGACTACATCGATACAATGGGAGATTTCCTTATGTTGGGACAAGTTTTGAGAGACGCCACAGACAACTGGTCGTACTACTTGGGAGGAGACTGGGAACTGCCTGATAAATTTGACATAATGGAGCTTGTGCACCGTTCTGGCCTTAAGACAATAAAGTTTTGGGAGCTAAAGGCTTGCGTCGAGAGGGGTAACATCGCGCTTGCAAGCGAGGTTTACTCCATTATGAAACGAAGACGTGAAATTTTAAGTGTAGCGAACGAAATATCACCGCGCGCCCGCGAACTGATGCAGGATCATTGGCTAGGCGGCGAGTCTAATATTGTAGCCATGACAAACAgatgtctttcaagctttttggtATTATTTGAAGAACCTAATGAAATGAACATCAACCCAgaacagcttcttgaggTTTGCGGAAACCTGCCGAGAGTTCATGAAGCCGAGAAGCATTAtctgaaaagaagatcatTCGACGACATGCTACTTGTGTCTCCTCTCGCCTCTTTATCTTTATTCGGATTCGATATAGCAATTGGAAAATTTCAGAAAGATGAAGTCTGTCTTGCTGTTAGTGCACCCTTGGAGGATGGCGAAGGGTCTGTCTATGTGATACCCTGGAGAGACGTTTCGGGGTCAATAGATAAGTTGTCTGAACGCCCGGTGACACGATTTTATGGCGCACGTGTGCATCGTCTCACTTTGGGTGAGTCCGACTTTCTCGTTGTTTCTGCTAGTGGTGACAATGCTGTTCATATATATTATGAAGgcttcaaggtcttgacCATTGTCGATGATCACAACTGGGAGAGACACCAACTCACAGTCTCGTCAATTGCAGATATTGATGGTGATGGCATTCCAGAGCTTTTATTAGCCGGTTCACATTATGGCATTAATGAAACAGGTCTTGTACAGATAGTTGATGGACGCGacatttcttctttgttacAAAGGCGCCAGTATTCCAAAGTTTCCCTTCAATCTTTAGGAActatttctttgaaggccCCAGTGTCACAAACGTTCCAGAATTATGGTGCTAGTGTGATAGCCTCCAGTTTATGGAACTCGAACGCTTTTCTTTACGTATCTTGTCAAGGTTTAGGGGTGGTATTTGTATATTGCTCCAGCAGCCTGCACCAGAATGCTCTCCCTCGGTATTACATTATTAACGAGCACGTTATTAGGCAGGAGGAGGATATTCCATTGGACTTGAAGGTCAAGCCTTCGTCGGATCATGGGATGTTTGGCAAAACAATATGTTCGTGGAATTACCATGATACAAATTACATTGCCATTTCACAACACTTACAGAACAAAGTTTACATCTTCAGAGAGCAAGACGGGTTTCTTGAGTTTTACGTGGCTCTGTTACTAGATTTATCATCAGAGGCAGCTGATATCAGCTCCACGGTGGGATTTGGTCGCTCCATTGATTATGACGAGACGACTGGTATCTTATACTTGTCATCCCCAGGTTTCCTTGATGGGGACGGCGCCATTTGGAAAGCAACTATGAGCGAAATTACAAGTACAGTCGAAACTTGGAAGCTGGATCGGCTGATAATAACTGTGTCGCGCAATTTGGTTACgataaacaaaagccaaaagGGAAAGGGTATCCCAGGCTTTGGTGACACTATACGTATTGGGCCCGATGGAAAGCTTATTGTTGGCTCGCCAAGATTTGGTTATGGCGACTTTGATGAAAGGCAGTTGACAGGAAATATCGCAATATTGAGGTTGAAATGA
- the AIM23 gene encoding Aim23p (similar to uniprot|P47015 Saccharomyces cerevisiae YJL131C Hypothetical ORF) has protein sequence MKLIASVLNPVHNFDARSTAMLSLLTFKNCFLSNGRVLIFQLKPCRKLQTTRFVLAESVASNNDILFNATASMRKNKDAAKLMTDRIHYVSPAKRKQTRTPSTGHQNRKRTTLKWNTGSERAQAAANFTLRQVFKMNERGVVKVVNQTTNKLEETSILIWAGELDLQKHGLAIVDVEQRGTFSIPLVKLVESKTALKKYSDELAKQKEEELTRLGFSSKRTGRKNENDSNEDNLKQIKVSWQISDADLNKQKANEIISQLKKGYKVFLYMNGKDALNKSNWAEDITDEEPAHTRKHSDRELERRQHIVEQLQVIVNEFSLSPTVEGSIETRLIMKLSPKPVASKKEDRMALKEQRKRERQEKLERKLEKKKLRNSENY, from the coding sequence atgaagctcatcgcatcggTACTAAATCCAGTACACAATTTTGATGCCCGCAGTACGGCGATGCTAAGCTTACtaactttcaagaactgcttTCTAAGTAATGGGCGAGTTCTGATTTTCCAGCTTAAGCCCTGTCGAAAGCTACAAACTACGAGGTTTGTTTTGGCTGAATCCGTAGCCAGCAACAACGATATTCTATTTAACGCAACTGCGTCCATgagaaaaaacaaggatGCTGCCAAGCTCATGACTGATAGAATCCACTATGTGAGCCCCGCAAAGCGCAAGCAAACAAGGACTCCTAGCACAGGTCACCAAAACAGGAAGCGCACCACCTTGAAATGGAACACGGGGAGCGAGAGAGCGCAAGCCGCTGCGAACTTCACCCTGCGGCAAGTGTTTAAAATGAATGAGCGTGGTGTAGTAAAGGTTGTGAACCAAACTACAAACAAATTAGAAGAGACAAGCATTTTAATTTGGGCAGGCGAACTggatcttcaaaaacacgGGTTAGCAATTGTCGATGTTGAACAACGCGGCACGTTTAGTATACCTCTCGTGAAATTAGTTGAAAGTAAGACTGCGCTGAAGAAGTATTCTGATGAATTAgcgaaacaaaaagaagaagagctgaCAAGACTGGGATTTTCCTCCAAAAGGACTGGTAGGAAAAACGAGAATGACAGCAACGAAGACAACTTGAAGCAAATCAAGGTCTCATGGCAAATATCTGACGCCGATCTTAACAAGCAAAAGGCGAATGAAATTATTTCTCAGCTTAAAAAAGGCTACAAAGTGTTTCTTTATATGAATGGGAAAGATGCATTAAACAAGTCGAACTGGGCCGAGGACATAACCGACGAAGAGCCAGCACACACAAGGAAACACTCAGACAGAGAGTTAGAGAGGCGTCAGCATATTGTCGAACAGCTACAAGTAATCGTTAACGAATTTTCGCTTTCACCAACTGTTGAAGGTAGCATAGAAACAAGACTAATAATGAAGCTTAGCCCCAAGCCTGTTGCAAGCAAAAAGGAGGATAGGATGGCGTTGAAAGAACAGAGGAAAAGAGAGAGGCAAgaaaagttggaaagaaagctggagaaaaaaaagctcagaaaTTCTGAGAACTATTGA